A section of the Malania oleifera isolate guangnan ecotype guangnan chromosome 2, ASM2987363v1, whole genome shotgun sequence genome encodes:
- the LOC131149648 gene encoding fasciclin-like arabinogalactan protein 4 has product MASLSVSRFALTILLYFLLSSPTFAAALNITSLLSLYPDLSAFAALLANTSVAADLTDRSSLTLLVVPNRYLSSPPAAARRAAPSNFADVLRYNVLLQYLSPSDLAQIPATGKLITTLYQTTGRATDNFGLVNITRNPLTGAVSVSSPASNATILSNVTAVPYNVSIFAVDSLLVPYGLDLLASESRPPLGLNITKALIDGHNFNVAASMLAASGVVQEFEADEGGAGLTLFVPTDDAFADLPTTERLQSLPADKKAIVLKFHVLHSYYPLGSLQSIVNPVQPTVATEDTGAGTFTLNISRFNGSVVISSGIVQASVTQTVFDEKPMAIFGVSRVLLPREIFGKNAIDIGGGGGAPPPGILLSPQTSPGMFSPPSRLSSPPGFREEIRSGATTTNDLHKSCIIVTVCCCIGLYLLV; this is encoded by the coding sequence ATGGCGTCTCTTTCTGTTTCCCGTTTTGCCCTTACCATCCTCCTCTATTTCCTCCTTTCGTCCCCCACATTCGCCGCCGCCCTCAACATCACCTCCCTCCTGTCCCTTTACCCAGACCTCTCCGCCTTCGCCGCCCTCCTCGCCAACACCTCTGTCGCCGCCGATCTCACCGACCGCTCCTCCCTCACCCTCCTCGTCGTCCCCAACCGCTACCTCTCTTCACCGCCCGCCGCCGCCCGCCGCGCGGCCCCCTCCAACTTTGCAGACGTCCTCCGCTACAACGTCCTCCTCCAATACCTCTCCCCCTCCGACCTCGCCCAGATTCCGGCCACCGGGAAACTTATCACGACCCTCTACCAGACCACCGGCCGCGCCACCGACAACTTCGGCCTCGTCAACATCACCCGCAACCCCCTCACCGGCGCCGTCTCCGTCTCGTCCCCAGCCTCCAACGCAACCATTCTCTCCAACGTCACCGCCGTTCCGTACAATGTCAGCATATTCGCCGTCGATTCGCTCCTCGTGCCGTACGGACTCGATCTCCTGGCGTCGGAGAGCAGACCCCCCTTGGGATTGAACATCACGAAGGCACTGATCGACGGCCACAACTTCAACGTCGCCGCGTCGATGCTGGCGGCGTCGGGAGTGGTTCAGGAGTTCGAGGCCGACGAGGGTGGGGCCGGTTTGACTCTGTTCGTGCCCACCGACGACGCCTTCGCCGATCTGCCGACAACAGAGAGGTTACAGTCATTGCCGGCGGATAAGAAAGCCATCGTACTCAAATTCCACGTCTTGCATTCTTACTACCCACTGGGTTCGCTCCAGTCGATCGTGAACCCGGTTCAGCCAACGGTGGCAACGGAGGACACCGGCGCCGGAACATTCACTCTGAACATCTCGAGGTTTAACGGGTCGGTGGTGATCAGTTCGGGAATAGTTCAAGCATCCGTGACGCAGACCGTGTTCGACGAAAAGCCGATGGCCATTTTTGGGGTTTCTAGGGTTCTATTACCCAGAGAGATCTTCGGGAAGAACGCAATAGATATTGGGGGTGGTGGTGGTGCTCCGCCGCCGGGTATTTTATTATCGCCGCAAACTTCACCTGGGATGTTCAGCCCACCGTCTCGGCTCTCATCTCCGCCGGGTTTCCGGGAAGAGATCCGATCGGGAGCTACCACCACGAATGACCTGCACAAGAGCTGCATCATCGTCACCGTATGCTGTTGTATAGGGCTGTATTTATTGGTGTGA